The genomic window GTACACTTGGCGAGACTCGAAGTTCTGACGTTCAGTATATTAATCtatatggtaaaatataaataattatattattataatatttaaatgtgcaTAAGTAGTGGGTACCTATACgtattaattgtatgtttttgaATGTTAGTTAATAGTCGATTCGATAATTTACAGTGACGTCGTGTAGGCAAAAACCGGTACAATAAACCGCtcatgcacataatatatataatttaatattaggtataggtatatccaATTGCCGCCCAGCTGCTCTAGTGGCCAAGTGGTAAGTGCCACCGTTCGTCCGCGCCAGACACCAGTGCGGCAGTGCTTAAACAGCAGTCAAACCGTCTGGAGCGCGTGTGCGTGtgcatccaataataataatatattaaatttacgtaAACATCGATCAATTGTTGCGATCTGTCAAACaaaacacaaaacattttacaactTTTTCGTACACACTTAAttgtttatagtaaattatttataaatatatacatatgtatgtgtacctatagtgtatatgtaaatttacGCGAATGTGAAAACCCTTGACAAAATGACCGAATGGCCGTGGCTGATGATTATACTGGCTCTCATTAGCACGGTAatgcaatatttatgtacgaATAACACTTATTTACTAGTTTCAACGTTTTTACCAACAGGCGTGCAGTGcgttaattatacctacatatataatacaaaatatatacattattgttttaataaatattaaacagttaaaCTGACCCTTAAAAACAGAATAAtgattgtacctattattattattattattattttaaactcgtgtcatatagatttattttacatatttttatgcatttggtaatagtacctacctacccaaaaaattaactaaagtaGGTACGATAATTGAttcttataaattgataataccaAAATAATGACTAGATAATAACTTCTGTTTGATAATTcacgtttaaaatatcaagataggtatataatagtatagttaacttattttattgaggtaggtatacctaatacctttaataatattaaaatgtataccctAATTTCGgaggtatttataattcattaggtACGTCTTTGTTAACGATTAAAACTAAACTACTTTATCTATagctaaaatcaatttaaatttttaaaaagttaatattcaaCTAGTGTCGTTGTCTtattcgtaataaataataatcgaattgaattgaatacctacttaacttttaactaggtacctacgtgagcaaattatatatattatataacatgacaaaatatatctttacaatagtcttattagttatttattaaaaccaaattataggtatgacatgtattgtgtattttcaATCTTTAATGTTTACagaatactaattaatatttattatacgacgcagttttatcttataaaatattatgaaaacataatttgttacctaggtattgtttattacctagtacctatctacctacttattatattccttatttatattatttgatatttatctaGAAAAGAAACTAAACAATTAGAAAGTACCTagattatgtatactattataatatcaataataatagtattaattgtaCATATAAAGAACCTGCTGATGAGTGATGACGAATGACGATCTAtcctatattttaagtatttgaaaatattaactaataatagtaaatatactgCCTTTACTAATAACCTATaactaatatgtaataacaatactCGATAATATGTCGGtagatgaatttttaaattcgtgTAAGTATAGATATCTAatagtaagttattaataattattatatcttgtacaaggaataaaaataaatgcaagcATTATATCcgatattcatattaatttatttctatcaaTAATAGCTAAGTAtagttaataggtacctagttaatttatattcacttAATTCAAAGATTTTTGAGATCATTACAAAATGCAGTAAgatgcaataataaaatataaattttcataataaatggCATGTACAACGCgagtaaaaaattacattgcatattttttttcgtacatATAATAGGTTTACAACTTAttcaatataggtacgtagGTTATAAcgtcatattttgtaaaaattccgATTGACATTCGCACGTTTGGGTTAACGcgattaactaataatacctatgcctatttgtattgtacatatacattacattattattaagtattaaaacacCTGATGAGAAATCTCGGCACGTTATgttggttatattatttaatcattactcattctactataaatatttttggaatgtaattgaattattgttcgatataactatataagatgATATGCCTAAGTGATGTAGACAATATGTTCCTAAATTAGAAACTCTGATTATATATACCGTGTTTGGACACTGACATAATATgctagatttttaataaaataggtataggcatgtaattagatattaataaaaatgtaataatttttattaagtaaaaacatttactaAGTACTAACtcctcaacattttttttattcaccttAATTTCTATATGTTAATGAACTTTTACAGTATAGGTACCTGTTCAAACTAATtgactaaattaataagataagatttttaaaaacagataatataatgattaatgctCAAATTACAAATGCATAAGGTCAAAGACTcagattatactttttatttatgttatgttttagattaataatacgaataattatcattatttagttAGTACCTGCCAAACgacaatgtacctattataatgaaattaatagcagaattgttattattttactaccgatcgaataggtatatttataatttatatattcctTATAGTATCAATTGAATTGGAAGAAatgtaattacatattaatatcgtTACAATAATGCAATGTAgaactataggtaggtatctacctaattatgtaattaccgagattcattttaaagcctactaagtactaagtagtaatatgaaaaaagtcatattttaaaacttaaaaattaataaataatctaaaatttgatTAGCTTGTAACAGAGTTACCTCTTAAATTTTggatattaatgtttattactaCTGAAGAAAACTATAGatttatgtgttattaatacttatatcataacaaaatattattactaaattggttagaataaaaaaaatatgtgttcaaatttgtaaattgaGTAAATGCAATCTTTTTAATtctgatacataatattataggtattgtaaCGTAAATTGGACGAGCAATCACCTATCGGTATACTTTcacatattaattgtaatttaaatagttcatTATTGTTGgaacaaatatttatctaaatttattcttacttgtgaaataattaaatagatatttaattaaatccaaATTTTATACTGCTCACACATGAGTAATTAGTTTCAATAACCTCGGGACCCTTAAAATCACGTTCgatgttaaatattcatattattattaaactgattAAAATCATCTTAACTTAAGGTTAAAtaggttgatttaatttttagattcaatGGCCCAATTCAACAGCACAACACACTTATGACTATAATTCATACTGGGAAGGATATTTATGGTCTCCTACAAGGAATAGGCCGAAAAGAACAAGTTTGTTTGATCGAGATACTACAACCACAACATCAAGTTATCaggaggtcaaaagtaagttAATTGGTAATTCTGTTAAGGTTTCATAACTTAATGTACctgataagtaataatacttaCTATAAAAGGTATCCAAAATTGCGACAATGTTGATGATGATGGTCTCTAGAACTTttcttaactattttaatctaGAGATATAGATCTAATCTAGAGATTGTCAGGTTGATTGTTGatagtataaattgttttttgaaacatCAGGAAAATCATCTATAATACCTCGTTTAGAGTTCATTTAATCAATGAATCAATCTACCTGTATACCTAttgaattaagaaaaaaatgtataatgtataggaCGTAGGTATAACTTGTaggagtataatttaaaataaactatcttTAGAAAGTTACCTATAGATACCTAGCTATAATAGATGTTTATCCGCCTCCTTTGCACTTCACAGTTCACACTCCAGTTAGGTTAATCATTAGATGTATACATAGAATAATCAtcgaattcaaattttgttttaaccaTCAGTTagtgtaaattgtatttaattgttcagtgtttttaatattttaaacaataattttaaaaaaattaataaaatttgaaaatatgcttAGAAGTACAGtacctattcaatttaaattaaaaatgaacttatAAGTCTTCTTACCAAGTAGCCacttatagataaatattaattattataactatattatagtttcatattatatgcttatacatttttaaattgaagcatataggtactgtagtctgtaaaaataatttatatttatattttttaacactgaTGACCTATCAGCTATCAGCTGTATCATAGTTTCTTGATTGTATAAATTCTAATGCCATTGATTtcttagtaaattttaaaatcagtttattgcacctacacattatataatatacattctaaTTTCTGTCAGTGGTTCTTAAATTGTGGTCCGCACTTCTTGGGTCTGTTGTGCTATCGGAGGTTTCAGCCATggatacataggtatatagtatattatagtttatagtaggtaataggtatgtatatatatatataatatacgtatgctGTATGCATATCgcatatgtaattaatttacatatttgaagTATAAGCATAAGGCATTCACTAGACATCAATCAAGTtagataatgttaaaatttggataattcaacattataacaaatatataacgcacttataagttatatgctATAAGCCTATATAACGCTACTAATAAGTTATAGGATTAAAATCTAAGGACATcacgttataaaaaatattttctacgtTGCGTTGTTATAAAagcatattaattagtttataatatagtataattgcaGACTGcagtgttttgtatttttattacatattatagtacttatacCTTGTACATGGAAAACCTAAAAAGGaagatatgaatattatagtgtaatcACTGGATACCTATTGACTATAAATACCAGTATTTACAATCAATGAtgcaactaataattaaacaaccaaaaataataaaatgatactgTCTGTatgaattaaacattttcgaaagttttaatatttatatttatcaataggtGAATCAATTCatgaataattgatattatgctATAGTGCAGTAGCATCTAATCGCTAATATCCTACCTATTATCCTTGTACAGTCtgtgaagtttttaaaataggtattcattgattacaaaaaaaaagcccTTTAgagttatacaattatacagttattagtattttaggaACTAAATGATACCGATAacgtgatattaataattattttattttatttacataccaCCTATGAGCttaatatgtagtatgtaccaCTGGTTGAAACTTTTGCTATAATGTATACAGCAGCTGAGATAGGGtagatatttcttattatttgagTTAGGATGTTGATGacttttgcatattattttttctttaattctaTACAATGCTATCTTagctaaaaatttgttttatgctCCCGTGATGCagaatattctaattttattttgcatttttttttacatttttagctataaatgcatttttgtgttttataacgtaattttctaacatttttaagtcattttttcattaattatgtcatttttatggtttttgtaCAATGTGGAgttatttttcacaaattttaaatttaaaaaaaaatgtgtacaacattaaaaaattttaattttattattggggGGTTTTTGGTGTTATACCTACAATGATAAAACAAGTGCTCTTTCAGATATGGACCGATCATAGATGCTTATCCAatgttaggtatataagtatatttattttataaattgtatggaATAAATCCAATAAACAAGATTAAATTGTCGTAGACATCAAACGTATTAATTTACATGCTTATAATTGTAGTAAAGGAACTATACAGTGAGTATAGTGATTCGGCATCCGCGTTCACCATTGaatctatatttttcatattttatattttaacgattttaaaatatatgccgAAAGCAAAATCGTCCGTTTTATATATcgtcaattttatataatgcttaaaatctaaatgtatactatggtctattatttattattttattaatattataattcatattctaaaatttaaatcactatataattacacccatatctataataaaaattattatttataaataattttttttcacttatttaattaaactttttagataatttttaagtacctatgtacatgtttttgaagtttttagggaatttttgtgtatttttttaggtCATCAACATCCTAActctacttattattaacctTCTACAGTCTCctctttaaaaacaataacaatacctAACTTAAGTGAGTTTTAaggttattttagattatacttttaaatacttgGATAGTccattctatttaaaaaattttttgaggatacaatttttttttttttttaataatgcatttagaAGATTAGAATCTagatgtgtaatataatattgattgttggtaataaaataatattaatatgtacaaacATCAAAATTCACTATTGAATTACATCTTATATTATCTTTGTatcaataaaaaccaaataaattaaaacaaatttaacaattgaACACCATTTCCAATAAAATCCTTGGATTAAAGTTTgactaaattgtatttgtaaattcattgttttttataatttaatgttttattttttagaaatgaacctgttactaatattaaaaatatcaatttaagaGATATACCAACAATTAACTTGACaaagtcattatttaaaaatgaaaatacaactaataatactaataaacaaCCCAACATTGGTTTAAAATTACCACAAACCAAATCTTCGCCAATTGTTTTTCCAAATTCAATTAGTGAAAAAATTCAATCATTACCAATCAACAAATTTATACCAGAACCACATGTAATCGAAAAATGTGCAATGAACGAAAGCTTTTGCATCAAAGTTGATAATTATCCAAGGTAAACaccaaactaaatttattttaaaaagtatctaaaattatttattttctattattagaCAAGATTTATTCAATCTATTTAGAACCAGCAAATATATGTCAACTTCATATTTTGGAACTGATACTGTTAATGAAGTAGGTAaccttaatattgtatacagtatactatacatttagtaTGTTAATATCATTCCAAATAACTATGGTTTTCCaccaaaattatacattttaaaaatccatttatattttagatagatGATTTGCAAACAAGATTATCTAATAGTAATCTTCAACAATTCTGTGAATCAAAAGTAAGTATCAATTAACCAACATTAATGTGGAccatgattaatttttattattttataaataagcgcatttatgtaatttaaatttaaagaatataatatagtatacaactCAACTGAATCTAAGTGTATTGAAGtgatttagaaatttaaaaatatttatattagaacatttttaacttaataaataacttttaatgagTCTAGAAGTTTGTACgtaattctaaaatttacCATGGTCCATCAAGgaacaatttaagtttaaatctcTTGGTGTACCCAAGAtttacagtacctatattcaTACTAAcattatgtatgaaaaaattttttttatttagtatattttttttaggaagATGTTATATTTCCAGAAGCAGgtattacaaaaaacaatgaatggcgttatattatacaagattCAAGTAATGACAATACTAGTTTTAAACAAGGGATTCGAGTGGAGAAATGTATGTAAGTATCAAAATTAAGAATGTATGggagtttaaattaattaaattatttgtgcaGAAACGCTGGAACCACATGCAAATTTAATGATCTTTTACCTAATGGGTACACAACAACttgtgtacaaaaatatatctacaaaAAATTGGTTGCCATCAAAGATgctaaagaaatatattatgaaagttTTAAACTACCATCCTGTTGTGAGTGCATGTATAGTGTAAATCCAGATCTATTAACAAGAAAAGGTGGACTTGGTGAAGAGTTAGAAGGCCGAAGGTTTTACCACAATGAATCAGAAACTtccaaaaaaaacaaagaagtGTTCAACAagagaaattaataaagtttaagaaatatacgcatataataaagtatatatcaaTCTGTATAATGCAATTTGataacaatatgtaaatatttgattgataTAACTaacatgtacaatatttagagTTAAGATTTTAAGAGTATGatctaaaataaagtttaggTAACAATGTTCAATgtcttacaaattaaaatgtattctttttttctttttttttttttaagaagatacaaattaatatataaatataaaactattaaaaattaaaaagaacttgagaattaatttttataagagtaactttgttaaaatgtaaaatcacAAACTCAatagaaatttattacattataaaactgGCATTTttcctaatattttatcttcatAAGTTTGGTATAAATCTATAAGCTGATTTTCAGATAAGTCTTTGTCAACATCGATCACCAATAATGAGCATGGgaggttataatatttctttattaaccatttttcataatattcatgtaGATCTGCCAAATAATCAAGTTTTACAGTACGCTCTTCTGGACGATTACGGCGTTGCATtcttgtatatacaatatctgGTAAACTTCTTAGATaaactgaaatataaaaaaatttcattaaataattgaaattgtaataaattaattaaatggaaaaaaaacaataaaagaaaGTTGGGTAAGTAAGTATTGTTCTGCTCTACATTATGTGATAAGTAAATCATTGGGGTTGCTGTAAtggatgaattaaattttaatttagtgatATAgcattgaatacaaaataatactaaacagAGATTGTCTTTCAGCCATGTTTATTGATATTgctaaattaaagtttttttaaatgtaaaattgattaattacagTTTTGGctcagatttaaaaaaaaaaactataaatgtaatttaaattaaattaattgtgcagaaaatgccaattttgGTTTATGCCTCCTAAAATAATCTCCATCTCAAAAATGTCACCATCTAAGGTTACTTTATTTGAGAcaaagtacataaaataaatacataaatataaattttttaaataaaatggaaaattgtatataatgtaaaactcTATGTTAACTACATATACAAGTGACAATAAActcaagtaattattaataattaaataattgttttaatataggaATAAATAGTACATAGCAGAGGTTCCTAAAATGTGCACTGTGAGTACTTTTTAAGGGCACCGCAGTCTGTggcttacaataaataattaaaaatgtatagaatttttttttgttctgtcTTTTATGGTATTCATAGCAGAGTATTTCATCTGAATTTGTTCCAATAAAAGGCACAGAGAAAAGTTTGGAAACCGctagtgtatactgtataatatctaGTACCTACCAATTAGATCTAATCCAATGTCTACATTTGCTTCTATGTATTCATACCATTGGCACATTACTCCATATTCAGGACTGGATAATAATCCTTTGTCATGAGCCATCTCCACAAAAcaatacctaaaaaataatttttatatgaatatttttatatgtaatgcCATAAATTAGAGATAAAAGAAACTAACTATTTGAGTATTTAtactgaaatttaaatattttggatatcacagtcttaaaattattttgactcTATaagataatcattttattagtgtaatattataattttatcaataatattaagtattgatTAAATAGATACGGTTAGATGTGCATCGAAGTTAGGTAATGGAGAACAACTTTAAACAACtcttttagataaaaaatgattttcaaaataaagtgtaagtatttgattatgattgttttaggtacaatataaaatacaatgttaaataatcGTACTTActaaatcacaaaaaataaatttcaacgtTTATATTACAGTGTTCTCACACAAATCGATGTGTTACACCACTTTTTTTTAGAAGGTGACTCAGTTTGAAAAACACACAATAAtctcaaaaacaatataacatcTCGATTTGTAAAAGAAGGATTTtgcaaaaaatacaattcaagtgcttatttttacttttaaaatgatattctaaaaataatttaaataaagctaGATTTTGAAGatagaaaacaaatttcaaaaatattttcataaggGCAC from Aphis gossypii isolate Hap1 chromosome 1, ASM2018417v2, whole genome shotgun sequence includes these protein-coding regions:
- the LOC114131079 gene encoding protein spaetzle-like produces the protein MTEWPWLMIILALISTIQWPNSTAQHTYDYNSYWEGYLWSPTRNRPKRTSLFDRDTTTTTSSYQEVKSKNEPVTNIKNINLRDIPTINLTKSLFKNENTTNNTNKQPNIGLKLPQTKSSPIVFPNSISEKIQSLPINKFIPEPHVIEKCAMNESFCIKVDNYPRQDLFNLFRTSKYMSTSYFGTDTVNEIDDLQTRLSNSNLQQFCESKEDVIFPEAGITKNNEWRYIIQDSSNDNTSFKQGIRVEKCINAGTTCKFNDLLPNGYTTTCVQKYIYKKLVAIKDAKEIYYESFKLPSCCECMYSVNPDLLTRKGGLGEELEGRRFYHNESETSKKNKEVFNKRN
- the LOC126552018 gene encoding deoxynucleoside kinase-like, yielding MQVVKKPFRVAIEGNVGSGKSTLIKYFEKFKEVETNAEPIETWRDLNGHNLLQLTYSDPHRWNFAFQHNVQLSRLNLQSKTTNKDIQMFERSLQNNRYCFVEMAHDKGLLSSPEYGVMCQWYEYIEANVDIGLDLIVYLRSLPDIVYTRMQRRNRPEERTVKLDYLADLHEYYEKWLIKKYYNLPCSLLVIDVDKDLSENQLIDLYQTYEDKILGKMPVL